One genomic segment of Coffea arabica cultivar ET-39 chromosome 6e, Coffea Arabica ET-39 HiFi, whole genome shotgun sequence includes these proteins:
- the LOC113695582 gene encoding 6,7,8-trihydroxycoumarin synthase-like: MTMLFLLLLLFSILVSIGKKHKQLRNIRQPPGPPGLPFIGNLHQFDSEKAHEFLSQLSKKYGPLMSLQLGSVPVLVISSARMAKEALTTHDLVFSGRPASVGRQKLSYNRRDIAFSPYSDYWREMRKICVLQLFSLKRVQSFRPIREDEISSMIQKILNLSSSSQLVDLRTIIMSLTSTIICRVAFGKRYDEEGHERKRFDKLLQESQAMIGGFFISDYFPSFSWVDKFSGIVERLEKNFNELDLFYQELIQEHLNPNRPQSMKDDLLDLLIQLKEEQSSIIGLSWDHIKAILMDIFIAGTDTAAAAIIWAMTALMKSPSALKQVQAEVRKLVGEKGRVDEEDIQELPYLKAVIKETLRLYPPAPLLGPRETTQECTIEGYEIKYKTLVYINAWAIGRDPECWKSPDDFIPERFLNSNIDFRGQDFEMIPFGAGRRGCPGFSLGLATMEVALANLLYHFDWKLPFGMKAEDVDTEVMPGLTMHPKNALSLFAKKYG; this comes from the exons ATGACAATGCTTTTTCTCTTATTGCTCCTTTTTTCAATCCTCGTATCCATAGGTAAAAAGCACAAGCAACTCAGAAATATCCGTCAACCACCAGGTCCTCCAGGGCTCCCATTCATTGGGAACTTGCACCAATTCGACAGTGAAAAGGCTCATGAATTCCTAAGCCAACTCTCCAAGAAATATGGCCCCCTCATGTCATTGCAGCTTGGTTCAGTACCAGTACTAGTTATTTCTTCAGCAAGAATGGCAAAAGAGGCCCTGACAACCCATGATCTTGTGTTCTCCGGCCGGCCAGCTTCTGTTGGGCGGCAAAAGCTGTCATACAATCGAAGGGATATTGCATTCTCACCTTACAGTGACTACTGGAGGGAAATGAGGAAGATTTGTGTCCTCCAACTCTTTAGCCTTAAAAGAGTACAATCTTTTCGTCCCATTCGTGAAGATGAAATTTCGAGCATGATTCAAAAGATACTAAATCTCTCATCTTCATCACAACTAGTTGATTTAAGGACCATAATAATGTCCTTGACGAGCACTATAATATGTAGAGTTGCCTTTGGAAAGAGGTACGATGAGGAAGGGCATGAGAGAAAGCGATTCGATAAACTTTTACAAGAATCTCAGGCCATGATTGGGGGTTTCTTCATCTCAGATTATTTTCCTTCATTCAGTTGGGTAGATAAATTTTCTGGGATTGTTGAGCGTCTTGAGAAGAATTTCAATGAGCTGGATTTATTCTACCAAGAGTTGATACAGGAGCATCTCAATCCAAACAGACCACAAAGCATGAAGGATGATTTGCTCGATCTCTTAATTCAGCTAAAAGAAGAACAATCATCAATTATAGGCCTATCTTGGGATCACATAAAGGCAATTCTCATG GATATATTTATTGCTGGGACGGATACAGCTGCAGCAGCAATTATTTGGGCAATGACAGCCCTGATGAAGAGCCCTTCTGCACTAAAGCAAGTACAAGCAGAAGTGAGAAAATTGGTTGGAGAAAAAGGAAGAGTAGATGAAGAAGATATTCAGGAGCTTCCTTATCTAAAAGCAGTGATAAAAGAAACTCTAAGATTATACCCTCCAGCTCCACTTCTAGGGCCAAGAGAAACTACACAAGAATGCACAATCGAAGGCTATGAAATTAAGTACAAAACATTAGTTTACATTAATGCATGGGCTATTGGAAGAGATCCTGAATGTTGGAAAAGTCCAGATGATTTTATCCCAGAACGATTTTTGAATAGTAATATTGATTTTCGTGGACAAGATTTTGAAATGATCCCATTTGGAGCTGGACGTAGGGGCTGCCCTGGATTTTCTCTAGGACTCGCAACAATGGAAGTTGCACTGGCAAATCTTCTGTATCATTTTGATTGGAAATTGCCTTTTGGGATGAAAGCAGAAGACGTAGATACTGAAGTTATGCCAGGACTAACCATGCACCCGAAAAATGCTCTTTCCCTCTTTGCCAAGAAATATGGGTAA